The Paenibacillus sp. RUD330 genome has a segment encoding these proteins:
- a CDS encoding nucleoside hydrolase yields MNVSKFEGREPVSMIIDADTGIDDALAILYAVKSPAIRLEAVCTVFGNIDVEQATDNTLRLIQLAGARDRVHVVKGASKPLEREFQGSTSHVHGENGIGGAVLPPSDQLPLGEAAADYLVRIANERPGEVTLVLMGRMTNLALALRRDPSIASKFRSVVVMGGNVLVPGNVTPVAEANFWGDPESAAVLMEAGLPLTVIGLDVTLQTLLTRDALDELGKTCLPENAPLVDFLKDSFAIYFDFYQQVNKLDNACPLHDPLAVIAAVFPEMVTCSTLHASIACGDRLTDGMVVTDRRVFPSVGRPVSFALEVDADAALEELYSVFK; encoded by the coding sequence ATGAATGTCAGCAAGTTTGAAGGGCGCGAGCCTGTTTCCATGATTATTGACGCCGATACGGGGATCGACGATGCGTTGGCGATCCTGTACGCCGTGAAATCGCCGGCCATCCGGCTGGAGGCTGTATGCACGGTGTTCGGCAATATCGACGTCGAGCAGGCGACGGACAATACGCTGCGCCTGATCCAGCTCGCCGGCGCGCGCGACCGCGTGCATGTCGTCAAGGGCGCCTCGAAGCCGCTGGAGCGCGAGTTCCAGGGCTCGACCTCCCATGTGCACGGAGAGAACGGAATCGGCGGCGCGGTGCTGCCTCCTTCGGACCAGCTGCCGCTCGGCGAAGCCGCTGCGGATTATCTCGTCCGCATCGCGAACGAGCGTCCGGGAGAGGTGACACTCGTGCTGATGGGACGGATGACGAACCTGGCGCTTGCGCTGCGCCGCGATCCGTCGATCGCCTCCAAGTTCCGCAGCGTCGTCGTCATGGGCGGCAACGTGCTCGTGCCGGGCAACGTGACGCCGGTAGCCGAGGCCAATTTCTGGGGAGACCCGGAATCGGCGGCGGTGCTCATGGAAGCCGGGCTGCCGCTGACGGTCATCGGGCTCGATGTGACGCTGCAGACGCTCCTTACCCGCGATGCCTTGGACGAACTGGGCAAAACCTGCCTTCCTGAAAACGCGCCGCTGGTCGATTTCCTGAAGGATTCGTTCGCGATCTACTTCGACTTCTACCAGCAGGTGAACAAGCTGGACAACGCTTGCCCGCTTCATGATCCGCTGGCCGTCATCGCGGCCGTATTCCCCGAAATGGTCACCTGCTCGACGCTCCATGCGTCCATCGCCTGCGGCGACCGGCTGACCGACGGCATGGTCGTCACCGACCGCCGCGTCTTCCCGAGCGTGGGGCGCCCGGTATCGTTCGCTCTCGAAGTGGATGCGGACGCGGCGCTTGAAGAGCTTTACTCGGTGTTCAAATAA
- a CDS encoding heptaprenylglyceryl phosphate synthase, which produces MAQAFDHWRHAFKLDPDKKLGHKEMDLVLSSGTDAILVGGSSGLTYENTESLLHALEGSGIPAVLEVSSLELAVPGFDFYLIPIALNTPDGDWITGRQARALEEWGPLIPWERTLGEGYIILNEAAEAARVTGARTDLDEDGAVAYAQLADRLMRLPIVYLEYSGRFGDMDLVRRVKRSLRQARLFYGGGIDGPERAALAARTAPTVVVGNVLYDRFEDGLATVRAVKETRLEP; this is translated from the coding sequence ATGGCGCAAGCATTTGACCATTGGAGGCACGCATTCAAGCTGGATCCCGACAAGAAGCTGGGCCACAAGGAAATGGATCTGGTCCTGTCCTCCGGTACGGATGCGATACTGGTCGGCGGCTCCAGCGGCCTCACCTACGAGAACACGGAGTCTCTCCTGCACGCCTTGGAGGGCTCGGGAATTCCAGCTGTTCTTGAAGTGTCGAGCCTCGAGCTCGCGGTGCCCGGCTTCGACTTCTACTTGATTCCGATCGCGCTGAATACGCCTGACGGGGATTGGATTACCGGACGCCAGGCCAGGGCTTTGGAGGAGTGGGGGCCGCTCATTCCTTGGGAGAGGACGCTTGGCGAAGGGTATATCATTCTGAACGAGGCTGCCGAGGCGGCCCGCGTGACGGGGGCAAGGACGGATCTGGACGAGGACGGAGCCGTCGCCTACGCCCAGCTCGCCGACCGGCTGATGCGGCTGCCGATCGTCTATTTGGAATACAGCGGCCGATTCGGTGACATGGATCTGGTGCGCAGGGTGAAGCGGTCGCTGCGGCAGGCCAGGCTGTTCTACGGCGGGGGCATCGACGGTCCGGAGCGGGCGGCTCTTGCGGCGCGGACGGCTCCCACTGTCGTAGTCGGCAATGTTCTGTACGATCGTTTCGAGGACGGGCTCGCTACGGTGCGGGCGGTCAAGGAAACTCGCCTTGAGCCATAG
- the pcrA gene encoding DNA helicase PcrA — MMNDIGIEAAVGKLNPPQREAVQATDGPLLIMAGAGSGKTRVLTHRIAWLIEKRRVAPWSILAITFTNKAAREMRDRVSKLVGAGGSDIWVSTFHSMCVRILRKDIDRIGFTSNFSILDSGDQLSVIRGCMKDLNIDTKKFEPKAVQAVISSAKNELIDPVRFETKAGSDYFQKVASDVYKMYQKRLRSNNSLDFDDLIMSTIKLFTDVPEVLDFYQNKFRYIHVDEYQDTNRAQYMLCRMLADKHHNICVVGDSDQSIYRWRGADITNILNFEEDYPEARTILLEQNYRSSSNILNAANAVIGQNTGRKDKRLWTERGAGEAITMYQADSEHDEGYYITGEIRTGRNGGRNYADHAILYRTNAQSRVIEEILIKSDIPYQIVGGIKFYDRKEIKDVLGYLRLVSNPDDDISLTRIINVPKRGIGDTTIAKLAEEAARRGSSIFQVLGDLSGVEVNGRTRTLLQDFRTMIDNLTGMRDYLSVTELTEKVLELSEYRLELHRENTLESKARVENIEEFLSVTMEFEKRNDDKSLVSFLTDLALIADIDSMDKDETPDDAVILMTMHSAKGLEFPVVFIIGCEEGVFPHSRAFTDNEELEEERRLAYVGITRAEQQLYMTCARMRTLFGRTSSNPPSRFLKEIPDGVKELASPGGRTIGGGRYGGSAASGAGGFGYRGAGGAAGAPAPGSAPGASRYGRPAGYAGAGAAAAGGSGVRVSTPGAPAAAGDAARSFAAGDKVAHKKWGTGVIVSVKGTGNDTEIQIAFPAPVGLKKLLASFAPIEKVSG; from the coding sequence ATGATGAACGACATCGGAATCGAAGCCGCGGTCGGGAAGCTGAATCCTCCCCAGCGCGAGGCCGTTCAGGCGACCGACGGGCCGCTGCTGATCATGGCCGGCGCGGGCTCGGGCAAGACGAGGGTGCTGACGCACCGGATCGCTTGGCTGATCGAGAAGCGGCGCGTGGCTCCCTGGAGCATTCTGGCCATCACCTTTACGAACAAGGCTGCCCGCGAGATGAGGGACCGCGTGTCCAAGCTCGTCGGAGCCGGCGGCAGCGATATATGGGTATCGACCTTCCACTCCATGTGCGTGCGGATCCTGCGCAAGGACATCGATCGGATCGGCTTCACGTCGAACTTCTCGATCCTGGACTCCGGCGACCAGCTGTCGGTCATCCGCGGCTGCATGAAGGATCTCAACATCGACACCAAGAAGTTCGAGCCGAAGGCGGTGCAGGCCGTCATCAGCAGCGCGAAGAACGAGCTGATCGATCCGGTCCGCTTCGAGACGAAGGCGGGCAGCGACTATTTCCAGAAGGTCGCTTCGGATGTGTACAAGATGTACCAGAAGCGGCTGCGCAGCAACAACTCGCTCGACTTCGACGATCTCATCATGTCGACGATCAAGCTGTTCACGGATGTGCCGGAGGTGCTGGATTTCTACCAGAACAAGTTCCGCTACATCCATGTGGACGAGTATCAGGATACGAACCGCGCCCAGTACATGCTCTGCCGCATGCTGGCTGACAAGCACCACAACATCTGCGTCGTCGGCGACAGCGACCAGTCGATCTACCGGTGGCGGGGAGCGGACATCACGAACATCCTGAACTTCGAGGAAGACTATCCGGAGGCTAGGACGATCCTGCTGGAGCAGAACTACCGTTCGAGCTCCAATATCCTGAACGCGGCCAATGCGGTCATCGGCCAGAACACCGGCCGCAAGGACAAGCGCTTGTGGACCGAGCGCGGCGCCGGCGAAGCCATCACGATGTACCAGGCCGACTCGGAGCATGACGAAGGCTACTATATTACAGGCGAGATCCGCACGGGGCGCAATGGCGGCCGCAATTATGCGGACCACGCCATCCTGTACCGGACGAACGCCCAGTCCCGGGTCATCGAGGAAATTCTGATCAAGTCGGATATCCCGTACCAGATCGTCGGGGGAATCAAGTTCTACGACCGCAAGGAGATCAAGGACGTGCTCGGGTATTTGCGCCTTGTGTCCAATCCGGACGACGACATCAGCCTGACCCGCATCATCAACGTTCCCAAGCGGGGCATCGGCGACACGACGATCGCCAAGCTGGCCGAGGAGGCGGCGCGCCGCGGCTCCTCGATCTTCCAGGTGCTCGGCGACTTGTCCGGCGTCGAGGTCAACGGGCGCACGCGCACGCTGCTGCAGGACTTCCGCACGATGATCGACAATCTCACCGGCATGCGCGACTATCTGTCCGTGACCGAGCTGACCGAGAAGGTGCTGGAGCTGTCGGAATACCGGCTGGAGCTGCATCGCGAGAACACGCTGGAGTCCAAAGCCCGCGTCGAGAACATCGAGGAGTTCCTGTCCGTGACGATGGAATTCGAGAAGCGCAACGACGACAAATCGCTCGTCTCGTTCCTGACCGATCTCGCGCTCATCGCCGACATCGACTCCATGGACAAGGACGAGACCCCGGACGATGCGGTCATCCTGATGACGATGCACAGCGCCAAAGGCCTTGAGTTCCCGGTCGTATTCATCATCGGCTGCGAGGAAGGCGTCTTCCCGCACAGCCGGGCCTTCACCGACAACGAGGAGCTCGAGGAGGAGCGGCGCCTCGCCTATGTCGGCATCACACGCGCCGAGCAGCAGCTGTACATGACCTGTGCCCGGATGCGCACCCTGTTCGGGCGCACGAGCAGCAATCCTCCTTCACGCTTCCTCAAGGAAATCCCGGACGGCGTGAAGGAGCTGGCTTCGCCGGGCGGCCGCACGATCGGCGGCGGCCGGTACGGCGGCTCCGCCGCCTCCGGCGCCGGAGGCTTCGGCTACCGCGGCGCTGGCGGCGCCGCAGGCGCTCCGGCGCCGGGCTCCGCCCCCGGCGCTTCGCGCTATGGCCGTCCGGCCGGCTATGCCGGGGCCGGAGCGGCCGCCGCGGGCGGCAGCGGCGTGCGCGTCAGCACGCCGGGCGCTCCCGCGGCCGCGGGCGATGCGGCGCGCAGCTTCGCCGCCGGAGACAAGGTGGCCCACAAGAAATGGGGCACCGGTGTGATCGTGTCGGTGAAGGGCACCGGCAACGACACGGAGATCCAGATCGCGTTCCCGGCTCCGGTCGGGCTCAAGAAGCTGCTCGCCAGCTTCGCCCCGATCGAGAAGGTGTCGGGCTGA